The proteins below are encoded in one region of Sulfitobacter sp. W027:
- a CDS encoding 2Fe-2S iron-sulfur cluster-binding protein encodes MTKAAPPVAASRATPAIKSLINITNPDAWAAEEVETHQKEKPHTANGLSEAGVEFRTSGTIVEWDSAAASLLELAENAGREPAFTCRAGICNACKCGLISGEVDYFEEPLEMPQTGEVLICCSRPKGPIVLDL; translated from the coding sequence GTGACCAAGGCCGCCCCGCCTGTGGCCGCCTCCCGCGCGACGCCTGCGATCAAATCGCTTATTAACATCACCAACCCTGACGCTTGGGCAGCGGAAGAGGTTGAGACCCATCAGAAAGAGAAACCCCATACTGCGAATGGGCTGTCGGAAGCAGGGGTCGAGTTTCGCACCTCTGGTACCATCGTAGAATGGGACAGCGCGGCGGCGTCGCTGCTGGAGCTTGCCGAGAACGCAGGGCGAGAGCCCGCGTTCACCTGCCGTGCAGGGATCTGCAATGCGTGTAAATGCGGCTTGATCTCGGGAGAGGTCGACTATTTCGAGGAGCCGCTGGAGATGCCGCAGACCGGAGAGGTCCTGATCTGTTGCAGCCGCCCCAAGGGACCCATCGTGCTGGATCTGTGA
- a CDS encoding FAD-binding oxidoreductase, translating into MAAFRKFEVVDKVVESDIITSFYLIPRDGQVLWDVMPGQYLTLRLPGPDGPVLKTYSVSSAPSEACHYRITVKREAGMNGAPDGFGSCWLHDRVEVGDRLDIAAPRGSFVLDETSERPVLLLSGGVGLTPMVSMLHRLAETEREVYFLHACENGRVHALRDEVLGCVNDRVQARFAYRNPSDKDRREKHHDVEGVIDKTFLRQHVPIGDYEAYICGPTGFMAAVYQTLQELGVAENRIPMSSLARRPR; encoded by the coding sequence ATGGCGGCGTTCCGTAAATTCGAGGTGGTGGATAAGGTTGTCGAGAGCGATATCATTACTTCCTTCTACCTTATCCCTCGTGACGGCCAAGTACTGTGGGATGTCATGCCCGGCCAGTATCTGACCCTGCGCCTACCGGGGCCGGACGGGCCGGTGCTCAAGACCTATTCGGTGTCCAGTGCGCCCTCAGAGGCGTGTCATTACCGGATAACCGTCAAACGTGAGGCTGGAATGAATGGCGCGCCGGATGGCTTCGGCTCTTGCTGGCTGCATGATCGCGTCGAGGTGGGCGACAGGCTCGACATCGCGGCGCCGCGTGGCAGTTTCGTTCTGGATGAGACAAGTGAGCGCCCGGTGCTGTTGCTCTCTGGCGGGGTCGGGTTGACGCCGATGGTATCCATGCTGCACCGTTTGGCCGAGACGGAGCGCGAGGTCTATTTCCTTCATGCCTGCGAAAACGGGCGGGTGCATGCGCTGCGCGATGAGGTTTTGGGCTGCGTGAATGACCGTGTCCAAGCACGTTTTGCCTATCGCAATCCGAGCGACAAAGACCGGCGCGAAAAGCATCACGATGTGGAAGGTGTGATCGATAAGACCTTCCTGCGGCAGCATGTGCCAATCGGAGATTACGAGGCCTATATCTGCGGGCCGACGGGGTTCATGGCGGCCGTCTACCAGACCCTGCAAGAGCTTGGCGTGGCCGAGAACCGGATCCCTATGAGTTCTTTGGCAAGGCGACCTCGTTAA
- a CDS encoding ABC transporter permease, producing the protein MMENLLTYIPLDIALIAENFDRFLYGVWVTLNLTFLSLLLGGLLSIPMAIARASKHRVFNPLVQGYTYVFRGTPLLVQTYLIYYGVGQFEVIRQSFLWDPILSSAWWCALIAFTLNTAAYTTELLRGAIADTPSGEVEAAIATGHSYRSRMRRIILPSAFRRAIPAYSNEVIFMLHGSVIASTITLQDILGVGRWLNGRYYLAYEGFITAALLYFLIVLCITWAFRGFERRYLRHLTRRDTAQTETSPLPTPERV; encoded by the coding sequence ATGATGGAAAACCTGCTGACCTATATCCCGCTCGACATCGCCCTGATCGCAGAGAACTTTGACCGTTTCCTCTATGGCGTTTGGGTGACGCTTAACCTGACTTTCCTGTCGCTGCTGTTGGGCGGCTTGCTGTCGATCCCAATGGCCATTGCCCGCGCGTCGAAACACCGGGTCTTTAACCCCTTGGTACAGGGCTACACCTATGTCTTTCGCGGAACGCCGCTCTTGGTGCAGACCTATCTGATCTATTACGGTGTCGGCCAGTTTGAAGTGATCCGCCAGAGCTTCCTGTGGGATCCGATCCTTTCCTCCGCATGGTGGTGCGCGCTCATCGCCTTCACGCTCAACACCGCCGCCTATACGACCGAACTGCTGCGCGGTGCCATTGCCGATACGCCGAGCGGCGAGGTCGAGGCGGCCATTGCGACCGGGCACTCCTACCGCAGCCGGATGCGCCGGATCATCTTGCCCTCGGCCTTCCGCCGCGCGATCCCGGCCTATTCCAACGAAGTCATTTTCATGCTGCACGGCTCGGTCATCGCCAGCACGATCACCTTGCAAGATATCCTTGGCGTTGGGCGCTGGCTGAACGGGCGCTATTACCTCGCCTATGAAGGCTTTATCACCGCTGCCCTGCTCTATTTCCTCATTGTGTTGTGCATCACATGGGCCTTCCGCGGGTTTGAGCGCCGCTATCTGCGCCACCTGACCCGCCGCGACACCGCCCAGACCGAGACTTCTCCCCTTCCGACCCCTGAAAGAGTATGA
- a CDS encoding aromatic ring-hydroxylating dioxygenase subunit alpha: MFLKNAWYVAAWSDEIVNTLTQVKVLGEKICMFRNSEDEVIAMEDACPHRKLPLSNGRIKGGNVECGYHGLTFDCAGQCVWAPGGGRIPSAARVRPYPVHEKYGLIWIWMGNAAIADPEDIIDIPNFDSPDWGINRGTAMELNCNYLLMCDNLLDPTHVAWVHESSFASAQTKDAPLRVTKTDTGVIVHRWMMDHEPAPFYKKVIEFEGNCDRLQHYEVRYPSHALIRAVFTPAGTGGVDGPLHEKTFVMDSYNFMTPTTASETRYYWFQLRNVRPDDEELSKMMSEDVRHAFEEDRAVLDAVQIGMSEKTSPHIDLGIDAGQLRFRRQLEAMIAEEAMVDAKMSQ; this comes from the coding sequence ATGTTCTTAAAAAACGCATGGTATGTCGCCGCTTGGAGCGACGAGATCGTCAATACGCTGACCCAGGTAAAAGTGCTGGGCGAGAAGATCTGCATGTTCCGCAACAGCGAGGACGAGGTTATCGCGATGGAAGATGCCTGCCCGCACCGCAAGCTGCCGCTGTCCAACGGGAGGATCAAGGGGGGCAATGTCGAATGTGGCTATCACGGGCTGACCTTTGACTGCGCGGGGCAATGTGTCTGGGCGCCGGGCGGCGGGCGCATTCCTTCGGCGGCGCGGGTGCGGCCCTATCCGGTGCATGAGAAATACGGCTTGATCTGGATCTGGATGGGCAATGCCGCCATCGCCGATCCCGAAGATATCATCGACATCCCGAACTTCGACAGCCCGGACTGGGGCATCAACCGGGGGACGGCGATGGAATTGAACTGCAACTACCTGCTGATGTGCGACAATCTGCTGGACCCGACCCATGTTGCCTGGGTGCATGAAAGCTCTTTCGCCTCGGCCCAAACCAAAGACGCACCCCTGCGCGTGACCAAGACCGATACCGGGGTGATCGTGCATCGCTGGATGATGGACCACGAACCCGCGCCGTTCTACAAAAAGGTGATCGAGTTCGAAGGCAACTGCGACCGGCTGCAACATTACGAGGTTCGCTATCCGAGCCATGCGCTGATCCGCGCTGTATTCACCCCGGCTGGCACCGGCGGGGTGGATGGGCCGCTGCACGAAAAGACCTTTGTGATGGACAGCTACAATTTCATGACCCCAACAACTGCCTCTGAGACGCGGTACTATTGGTTCCAACTGCGCAACGTCCGTCCTGACGATGAGGAACTGTCAAAGATGATGAGCGAAGACGTGCGCCATGCCTTCGAAGAAGACCGTGCCGTCTTGGATGCGGTGCAAATTGGTATGTCAGAGAAAACCTCACCTCATATCGACCTTGGAATCGACGCAGGCCAGTTGCGCTTTCGCAGGCAGTTGGAGGCGATGATCGCCGAAGAGGCGATGGTCGACGCTAAGATGAGCCAGTAA
- a CDS encoding ABC transporter permease, which produces MHPLARMILHRLALGLLTLFAISLFIFMAIELLPGDLAEEVLGQSATPETVAAFRQELGLDQPAYQRYLEWLGGMLRGDFGQSLANNRPIADLLAARLGNTLFLAVYAAAISVPLAVGLGLLAALYRGSWFDRGVNIFTLSSISFPEYFVAYILMLFLSIRWGIFPSISDFGSNAGLGEMLYRTFLPALTLVLVVTAHMMRMTRAAIINLLAQPYIEMARLKGASPLRVILRHALPNALAPIINVVALNLAYLITGVVIVEVVFVFPGLGQLMVDSVAKRDIPVVQASCLIFASIYILLNLGADVLAIATNPRLMHRK; this is translated from the coding sequence ATGCATCCGCTCGCCCGCATGATCCTGCACCGTCTGGCTCTTGGGCTGTTGACGCTGTTTGCGATTTCCCTGTTTATCTTTATGGCGATTGAATTGTTGCCCGGCGACCTTGCCGAAGAGGTTCTTGGCCAATCCGCGACCCCCGAAACCGTGGCCGCTTTTCGGCAAGAACTGGGGCTCGATCAGCCGGCCTATCAGCGCTACCTTGAATGGCTCGGGGGCATGCTGCGTGGCGACTTTGGCCAATCGCTTGCCAATAACCGTCCAATCGCTGATCTGTTAGCTGCGCGACTTGGCAATACGCTCTTTCTTGCGGTCTATGCGGCGGCGATCTCGGTACCACTGGCCGTGGGGCTGGGGCTTTTGGCCGCGCTTTACCGGGGCAGCTGGTTCGACCGAGGGGTGAATATCTTTACCCTCTCGTCGATCTCATTCCCGGAGTATTTCGTCGCCTATATCCTGATGTTGTTCCTGTCGATCCGCTGGGGCATTTTCCCCTCGATCTCTGATTTCGGCAGCAACGCGGGGCTGGGGGAAATGCTTTATCGCACATTCCTACCTGCGCTGACGCTGGTGCTTGTGGTGACCGCTCATATGATGCGCATGACGCGGGCGGCGATCATCAATTTGCTGGCACAGCCCTATATCGAAATGGCGCGTCTCAAGGGCGCCTCGCCCCTGCGGGTGATCCTGCGTCATGCGCTGCCCAATGCGCTGGCGCCGATCATCAATGTGGTGGCACTGAACCTCGCCTATCTGATTACCGGCGTCGTCATTGTGGAGGTCGTCTTTGTCTTTCCCGGGCTCGGGCAGTTGATGGTCGATTCCGTCGCCAAACGCGACATCCCGGTGGTGCAGGCGAGCTGTCTGATCTTTGCGAGCATCTACATTCTTCTCAACCTCGGCGCGGATGTGCTGGCCATCGCCACCAACCCCCGCTTGATGCACAGGAAGTAA
- a CDS encoding alpha/beta hydrolase has product MQITDPEVLRFIADTEAAYPAEANGATAEENRRMYDAMCAVFRAPRPEGLPVRDEDVAGVPVRRYTPEGAEARPFLLYSHGGGFVVGGLDSHDDVCAELAVATGCEVVSVDYRLAPEHLFPAQIDDVAAVWNAESGDGRRGIAIGDSAGGNLSAGLCFRMRRTGGVMPLAQVLIYPGLGGDMDAPSYHDNAEAPLLRTQDLKTYAGMLTGGDMELRRSNPEVSPLVAESFAGLPPAFIVTADVDPLRDDGPAYHKALQAEGISARWRNEPQLIHGYLRARHCSTRASESFGAISTWINAFLIG; this is encoded by the coding sequence ATGCAAATTACCGATCCCGAAGTGCTGCGGTTTATCGCCGATACCGAAGCCGCCTACCCTGCCGAAGCCAATGGTGCCACCGCGGAGGAAAACCGCCGGATGTATGACGCCATGTGCGCCGTTTTCCGTGCTCCGCGGCCCGAAGGCTTGCCGGTGCGCGATGAGGATGTGGCCGGTGTTCCGGTGCGTCGCTACACGCCCGAGGGTGCTGAGGCGCGGCCTTTTTTGCTCTATTCCCACGGGGGTGGCTTTGTCGTCGGCGGGCTCGATAGCCATGATGACGTCTGCGCCGAACTGGCGGTCGCGACGGGGTGCGAGGTTGTCTCTGTCGATTACCGTCTCGCGCCGGAGCATCTGTTTCCCGCGCAGATTGATGATGTTGCCGCCGTCTGGAACGCTGAGAGCGGCGATGGCCGACGGGGCATCGCGATTGGCGACAGCGCGGGGGGCAACCTTTCGGCTGGGCTGTGCTTTCGGATGCGCCGCACGGGCGGGGTGATGCCTTTGGCGCAGGTGCTGATCTATCCGGGGCTGGGCGGCGATATGGATGCACCGAGCTATCATGATAACGCCGAAGCGCCGTTGCTGCGGACGCAGGATTTGAAAACCTACGCGGGCATGCTGACCGGCGGCGACATGGAGTTGCGCCGCAGCAATCCCGAAGTTTCCCCTTTGGTTGCTGAGAGTTTCGCGGGACTCCCCCCGGCGTTTATCGTAACGGCCGATGTAGACCCGCTGCGCGACGATGGGCCGGCCTATCACAAAGCCTTACAGGCCGAAGGTATTTCCGCCCGATGGCGCAATGAGCCGCAACTGATCCACGGCTACCTACGCGCGCGCCATTGCAGTACCCGCGCAAGTGAGAGCTTTGGCGCGATTAGCACTTGGATCAATGCTTTCCTGATCGGCTGA
- a CDS encoding ABC transporter permease, which yields MRLYNGASVPLTAIFGIIVIVVYAFTAIFAGQLAPFAETEIVGMEFEPPGGVYLLGTDNLGRDMLSRLIWGARNSIGIALATTAIAFFSGALLGLFAAVVGGWTDQILSRLVDMLISIPSLLFALLLLSIFGTSILTLILVIAMLEMTRVFRLSRAVAMDVVVMDFVEAARLRGEGMWWLIRREILPNIMAPLVAEFGLRFCFVFLAISALSFLGLGIQPPTADWGSMVRDNAALITFGDITPLLPAAAIALLTVAINFVVDWMLHRTSGLKD from the coding sequence ATGAGACTTTATAACGGTGCTTCCGTCCCGCTCACGGCCATTTTCGGTATTATTGTGATCGTGGTTTATGCCTTCACGGCCATTTTCGCCGGGCAACTCGCCCCATTTGCCGAGACTGAGATCGTCGGCATGGAATTCGAGCCGCCCGGAGGCGTCTATTTGCTGGGCACCGACAACCTTGGGCGGGATATGCTGTCGCGGCTGATCTGGGGCGCGCGCAATTCCATTGGCATCGCCCTCGCCACCACCGCGATTGCCTTTTTCTCTGGCGCGCTGCTTGGGCTGTTCGCGGCGGTGGTCGGGGGCTGGACCGATCAAATCCTGTCGCGTCTGGTGGACATGTTGATCTCGATCCCCTCGCTGCTGTTTGCGCTGCTGTTGCTCTCCATCTTCGGCACGTCGATCCTGACGCTGATCCTCGTCATCGCGATGCTGGAGATGACGCGGGTTTTCCGCCTGTCGCGCGCAGTGGCGATGGATGTAGTGGTGATGGATTTTGTCGAAGCCGCAAGGCTGCGGGGCGAAGGCATGTGGTGGCTCATTCGGCGCGAGATCTTGCCCAATATCATGGCTCCGCTGGTGGCCGAATTTGGTCTGCGCTTTTGCTTTGTCTTTCTGGCAATCTCGGCTCTGTCGTTTCTGGGCCTCGGCATCCAGCCCCCCACCGCCGACTGGGGGTCGATGGTGCGTGACAACGCGGCGCTGATCACATTCGGCGACATCACACCCCTGCTGCCCGCCGCCGCGATTGCGCTGTTAACGGTGGCGATCAACTTCGTTGTCGACTGGATGCTTCACCGCACCTCTGGCCTGAAGGACTAA
- a CDS encoding LysR family transcriptional regulator — MRSILPPLRALQAFEAVGRLGSVTAAARALGVTPGAVSQQIKLLEDQVNLPLIVKDGRRVALAPKAQSYHAILSAGFEKLWQAQVLLAQQASDHDIYVSGLPTLLLKWLQPRLHKFEARFGPTAIRLEATHGEPEPEFFDHMFRLTYGAVSQEFPHAKALFRDVCFPVCAPEFLKSHPQALDPAALPELPWVDIDWGPAYTRVPRLGTWLAAQDLPQPKLRPASVHSLSSSAIEAVASGQGIGLAQMSFASADLGQGRLIRLSQASIPMPEPYFICWGPMVLDDDRRRNFLNWVLSEATD, encoded by the coding sequence ATGCGATCAATTTTGCCGCCGCTCCGCGCTTTGCAGGCGTTTGAAGCTGTCGGGCGTCTAGGGTCGGTCACCGCAGCGGCCCGTGCCCTTGGGGTGACGCCCGGAGCGGTCAGTCAGCAAATCAAGCTGCTGGAGGATCAGGTAAACCTCCCGTTGATTGTGAAGGACGGGCGCCGCGTTGCCCTTGCCCCCAAAGCGCAGTCCTATCATGCGATCTTGTCTGCCGGGTTTGAAAAGCTCTGGCAGGCGCAGGTGCTTTTGGCGCAACAGGCATCGGACCATGATATCTATGTATCAGGGTTGCCGACGCTTCTACTAAAATGGCTGCAACCCCGCCTGCATAAGTTTGAGGCACGCTTTGGCCCGACCGCCATTCGGTTAGAGGCCACCCATGGCGAGCCTGAACCGGAATTCTTCGATCACATGTTTCGCCTGACCTATGGCGCTGTCTCACAAGAGTTTCCCCATGCAAAGGCACTCTTTCGGGATGTCTGCTTTCCAGTTTGCGCGCCGGAGTTTCTCAAATCGCATCCCCAAGCACTAGATCCGGCGGCTTTGCCGGAGCTGCCTTGGGTGGATATCGATTGGGGGCCAGCCTACACCCGCGTTCCCCGGCTCGGCACATGGCTTGCCGCGCAGGATTTGCCGCAGCCAAAACTGCGTCCGGCCTCCGTTCATTCCCTGTCCAGCTCCGCGATCGAGGCGGTGGCAAGCGGTCAGGGGATCGGCCTTGCGCAAATGTCTTTTGCCTCTGCGGACCTGGGGCAGGGACGTTTGATACGGTTGTCGCAAGCCTCCATACCCATGCCGGAGCCCTATTTCATTTGCTGGGGGCCAATGGTGTTGGACGACGATAGGCGCCGCAACTTCCTGAACTGGGTGCTGTCCGAGGCGACTGACTAA
- a CDS encoding ABC transporter ATP-binding protein, translating to MSKPLLTIRDLKIEGRKGNEWLPIIKGVDLELKRGEVLGLIGESGAGKSTMGLAAMGYTRDGTRISGGEITFDGMDLLSLSERRKRGLRGKRIAYVAQSAAANFNPAHRLIDQYSEGPTDIHGLTSRPDAAQEARTLYAQLRLPNPDEIGFRYPHQVSGGQLQRAMTAMAMSCKPDLIIFDEPTTALDVTTQIEVLRAIRDVVRELGTAAIYITHDLAVVAQMADRIKILLRGEEVEEQPTRDMLKNPKEDYSKSLWAVRSFESKERPVPEAETPVLRVNNVTAEYVYGTPVLENISFDIHAGRTIAVVGESGSGKSTTARVITGLLPPAAGQIELDGTPLPPRLAQRRKEHLRQVQMIYQSADTAMNPKQTIREIIGRPLRFYLGLRGRAQEEKIRELLTAIELDPDEFIDRYPGSLSGGQKQRIGIARALAAEPKFIICDEVTSALDQLVAEGILRLLKRLQDERGLAYMFITHDLATVRAIADYVVVMQNGRVVEQGPKGQMFTPPHHPYTKLLLSSVPEMDPDWLDHTIKTRQEA from the coding sequence ATGAGCAAACCGCTTTTAACCATCCGTGATCTCAAGATTGAAGGGCGCAAGGGGAACGAATGGCTCCCCATCATCAAGGGAGTGGACCTCGAACTAAAACGGGGCGAAGTACTCGGCCTGATTGGGGAATCCGGCGCGGGGAAGTCTACGATGGGCCTTGCAGCAATGGGGTATACCCGCGACGGCACGCGCATTTCGGGGGGTGAAATCACCTTCGACGGGATGGACCTTCTAAGCCTCAGCGAGCGCCGCAAACGCGGACTGCGCGGCAAGCGGATTGCCTATGTTGCTCAATCGGCGGCGGCAAACTTTAACCCCGCACATCGGCTGATTGATCAATACAGCGAAGGCCCGACTGATATACACGGGCTGACCTCGCGGCCGGACGCGGCACAGGAGGCCCGCACCCTCTATGCCCAACTGCGGCTGCCCAACCCGGATGAGATCGGTTTTCGCTATCCGCATCAGGTCTCTGGCGGGCAGTTGCAACGGGCCATGACGGCTATGGCGATGTCTTGTAAACCCGACCTAATTATCTTTGACGAGCCTACTACCGCGCTGGATGTAACCACCCAGATTGAAGTCTTACGCGCCATTCGCGATGTGGTGCGCGAATTGGGCACTGCCGCGATCTACATCACCCATGACCTCGCTGTGGTGGCGCAGATGGCGGACCGCATTAAAATTCTGCTACGGGGCGAAGAGGTCGAAGAACAGCCCACCCGCGACATGCTGAAAAACCCGAAGGAGGATTATTCCAAATCGCTCTGGGCCGTTCGCAGTTTTGAATCCAAAGAACGGCCTGTGCCGGAGGCAGAGACCCCGGTGCTCCGGGTCAATAATGTGACCGCGGAATATGTCTATGGGACCCCGGTGCTGGAGAATATCAGTTTCGACATCCATGCCGGGCGCACCATCGCGGTTGTCGGCGAAAGCGGTTCCGGCAAATCGACAACGGCGCGGGTCATTACCGGGTTGCTGCCGCCCGCTGCTGGGCAGATTGAGTTGGACGGCACGCCCCTGCCCCCAAGGCTCGCACAGCGCCGCAAGGAACATTTGCGTCAGGTGCAGATGATCTACCAATCTGCAGATACTGCGATGAACCCAAAGCAAACCATCCGCGAGATCATCGGGCGCCCGCTCCGCTTTTACCTCGGTCTGCGCGGGCGGGCCCAGGAAGAGAAGATCCGTGAGTTGCTCACCGCGATTGAGCTTGATCCTGATGAGTTCATAGACCGCTATCCCGGCTCGCTTTCCGGTGGGCAAAAGCAACGTATTGGCATCGCCCGCGCCTTGGCCGCTGAACCGAAATTCATCATCTGTGATGAGGTTACTTCTGCCCTCGATCAATTGGTGGCCGAAGGCATCCTGCGGTTGTTGAAACGACTGCAAGACGAGCGCGGGTTGGCCTATATGTTCATTACCCATGACCTCGCCACCGTGCGTGCTATCGCAGACTATGTGGTAGTGATGCAAAACGGGCGGGTCGTTGAGCAGGGCCCCAAGGGCCAGATGTTCACACCACCACATCACCCATACACCAAATTGCTGCTCAGTTCGGTCCCGGAAATGGACCCAGACTGGCTCGACCACACCATCAAGACCCGACAGGAGGCCTGA
- a CDS encoding phytanoyl-CoA dioxygenase family protein, which translates to MNPLLTQAQIDAFQRDGVVLVKGLFNDHVETICTGIERNMSEPGPYAAENLKEGEGGRFFDDYCNWTRIPEFEEVIRNSPAAEVAADLMRSNQVQVFHDHVLVKEPGTSKATPWHQDGPYYFVDGIQNVSFWSPMDPVKGNSLRCVAGSHAWEKPVLPTRWLAETSFYPDDEKYMPVPDPDAEGMDVKEWEMEPGDAVAFNYYTLHGARGNITENRRRAFSLRLVGDDARYVERPGPTSPPFPGHGMTPGEKLREDWFPTIFQRLSKDAEQV; encoded by the coding sequence ATGAACCCATTGCTCACGCAAGCGCAGATTGACGCGTTCCAAAGAGACGGCGTTGTCCTTGTGAAAGGATTGTTCAACGATCACGTCGAAACGATCTGCACAGGAATAGAACGCAATATGTCCGAGCCCGGACCCTATGCCGCCGAAAACCTTAAAGAAGGCGAGGGCGGTCGGTTTTTTGATGACTATTGCAACTGGACACGCATTCCTGAGTTCGAAGAGGTCATCCGGAACTCTCCCGCCGCCGAAGTCGCCGCTGACCTGATGAGATCGAACCAGGTTCAGGTGTTCCACGATCATGTTCTCGTGAAAGAACCGGGCACGTCGAAAGCGACGCCTTGGCATCAGGATGGCCCATATTACTTCGTCGATGGGATTCAAAACGTCAGTTTCTGGTCGCCCATGGACCCGGTAAAGGGCAACAGCCTGCGCTGTGTTGCAGGCAGCCATGCTTGGGAAAAGCCAGTGCTGCCGACCCGTTGGCTCGCGGAAACCAGTTTTTACCCGGATGACGAAAAATACATGCCGGTTCCCGATCCAGATGCCGAAGGGATGGACGTCAAGGAATGGGAGATGGAGCCGGGCGATGCTGTCGCCTTTAACTACTACACCCTTCACGGTGCGCGAGGGAACATCACCGAAAACCGCCGCCGCGCATTCTCGCTTAGATTGGTTGGCGACGATGCACGCTACGTGGAGAGGCCCGGCCCGACATCTCCGCCGTTTCCCGGCCATGGTATGACGCCCGGCGAAAAGCTGCGCGAGGATTGGTTTCCGACGATCTTCCAACGCCTGTCTAAAGACGCGGAACAAGTCTGA
- a CDS encoding LysR family transcriptional regulator, producing MLSISLRQYEYVIAVADVGSMTEAAIAVNISQPSLSVAIKDVEAKMGRKIFARRKGSATKLTPFGHRFVDQARKVLEAATAIEQASDTARPFVLGCFEDLAPWYLTKTLARLSDSFPTTEFRAYEGRFTQLATEMNEGRVDLAITYDIGFDRSFGRRTIMQVSPVVFVAVDHPLVAQSTIDLRQLNDCPLILSAEELSFGYIRNLLTEMGVKLDVRHKTSSLEMMRSLAASGAGVGISYSNPPTEVCYDGQPLVTIPITTPEARADVRLVWANPAEADPFILKAVEAIASA from the coding sequence ATGCTATCCATAAGTCTGCGCCAGTATGAATATGTGATCGCAGTCGCAGATGTTGGCTCCATGACAGAGGCCGCGATTGCGGTGAATATCTCGCAGCCCTCTTTGTCGGTTGCGATCAAGGATGTGGAAGCCAAAATGGGGCGCAAAATTTTCGCGCGTCGCAAAGGCTCTGCGACGAAGTTGACACCTTTCGGCCATCGGTTTGTGGATCAGGCGCGCAAAGTTCTTGAGGCCGCAACCGCAATTGAACAGGCATCAGACACCGCGCGGCCCTTTGTCTTGGGATGTTTTGAAGACCTCGCCCCGTGGTACCTGACCAAAACACTCGCACGGCTGAGCGACAGTTTCCCGACTACTGAATTTCGAGCCTATGAAGGGCGGTTCACTCAATTGGCGACAGAGATGAACGAGGGTCGGGTCGATTTGGCCATCACCTACGATATTGGCTTTGATCGCAGCTTTGGGCGGCGCACAATAATGCAGGTGTCGCCTGTGGTTTTTGTCGCTGTGGATCACCCACTGGTGGCCCAATCGACGATCGATTTGCGCCAGTTGAACGACTGCCCCCTCATCCTATCGGCAGAAGAATTGTCCTTTGGATATATTCGGAATCTGCTCACCGAAATGGGGGTAAAGCTAGACGTACGGCACAAGACGTCATCGCTTGAGATGATGCGCTCTTTGGCGGCGAGTGGGGCTGGCGTAGGTATCAGCTATTCAAACCCGCCGACCGAAGTTTGCTACGATGGTCAACCGCTCGTAACGATCCCGATCACCACGCCGGAGGCGCGCGCGGATGTCAGGCTGGTCTGGGCCAATCCTGCTGAAGCGGACCCGTTCATATTGAAAGCTGTCGAGGCGATTGCATCGGCTTGA
- a CDS encoding RidA family protein, translating into MIERIHTNQRMSKIIKHGDVVYLCGQVGDGATVTEQTNDCLGRVDKLLREAGSSRAHMLQAVIWLADIADFDEMNAVWDAWVPKGAAPARACGEAKLADAELRVEIIVTAVVAE; encoded by the coding sequence ATGATCGAACGCATCCACACCAACCAACGTATGAGCAAAATCATCAAACACGGAGACGTTGTCTATCTTTGCGGACAGGTTGGCGATGGGGCCACTGTGACGGAACAGACCAATGATTGCCTCGGGCGCGTGGACAAGCTGCTGCGCGAAGCGGGGTCGTCGCGCGCGCATATGTTGCAGGCGGTGATCTGGCTCGCTGATATTGCAGACTTTGACGAGATGAATGCCGTTTGGGATGCATGGGTGCCGAAAGGTGCCGCTCCGGCCCGCGCCTGCGGCGAGGCAAAGCTGGCCGATGCAGAACTCCGGGTAGAGATTATCGTGACCGCAGTTGTCGCAGAGTGA